One window from the genome of Rufibacter tibetensis encodes:
- the dnaE gene encoding DNA polymerase III subunit alpha, with translation MPDFSHLHTHTQYSLLDGAASISGLMKKASADGMKAVAMTDHGNMFGAFNFVAEANKYNVKPIVGCEFYLVNDRHQKSFSKEQKDVRHHQLLLAKDQEGYQNLAKLCSYSYIDGLYSKWPRIDKELLMKYSKGLIATSCCIGAELPQAILWKGEEEAEKLLQWWLDLFGEDFYIEIQRHGLMNIDGTGKSQEDVNQVLLKWAIKYNVKVICTNDSHYVEQTDWNAHDILLCVNTGEQESVPVGDFQTQYFRLMSGSGEVIYDTLSNIRNTYGHDENVRRMLYRIEEEQQKPRPQDRFGFPNDQFYFKSQAEMNQLFADVPFAIDNTNEIVDKITPPKLQRDILLPNFPLPPEHPTADLFLRHLTFEGAKKRYTDITPEVEERLNYELGIIETMGFAGYFLITQDFINKGRSMGVAVGPGRGSAAGSAVAYCVGITNIDPIKYSLLFERFLNPERVSMPDIDIDFDDVNRQRVIDYVVDKYGKTQVAQIITFGTMAAKSSIKDVARALDLPLAEANELAKMVPEVPGTTLAKAFIESPELAAIRDGNDLRAKTLKLAEKLEGSVRNTGIHAAGVIIAPDDITNYIPVSTSKDSDLLVTQFDGKVIESAGMLKMDFLGLKTLSILKDAMALIKRNHGVEIDIDNIPLDDEKTYALYQRGDTIGTFQFESEGMRMYLKDLKPTNIEDLIAMNALYRPGPMQFIPNFINRKHGKEEVEYPHELLEPLLKNTYGIMVYQEQIMQTAQVLAGYSLGGADLLRRAMGKKDMKKMALEREKFVAGAKEIHGIPAKHASEVFDVMEKFAQYGFNRSHSAAYSVVAYQTGYLKAHYPAEYMAAVLTHNMNDIKKVTFFIEEARKQQIQVLGPDVNESIHQFNVNQQGQIRFGMGAVKGTGEAAVEAIIEEREKSGNYSDIFDFAKRVNLRAVNKKTFESLAQAGAFDSFERYHRAQYLETPEGESINLIEKAVRFGNQFQAEKNAAQQSLFGGGGAIDMPLPKVPDVQPWTLTEMLRREKEVIGFYLSGHPLDQFKLEIDSYCTCSLDRIAEFKNRDVNVAGIISNVVMRTGKNGNPFLLFSLEDYDNTMGLALFGEDFVKFSPYVKEGMYLFIRAKVTLRYKSEDQWELKPISMQLLSDVAEKMAKGVRMDIDIRNINALLIDRLEEAAVNSPGQKKLELVLTEPGERLSVELFSRRYRIDPKAFLQNVKDLEVATCQLI, from the coding sequence GTGCCAGATTTTTCCCACCTCCATACCCATACCCAATACTCGTTGCTTGACGGGGCCGCCAGCATTAGCGGGCTTATGAAAAAAGCCTCTGCCGATGGCATGAAAGCCGTTGCCATGACGGACCACGGCAATATGTTTGGGGCGTTCAACTTTGTGGCCGAGGCCAACAAGTACAACGTGAAACCCATTGTGGGCTGTGAGTTCTATCTGGTAAACGACCGCCATCAGAAATCCTTTAGTAAGGAGCAGAAAGACGTGCGCCACCATCAGTTATTGCTGGCTAAAGACCAGGAAGGCTACCAGAACCTGGCCAAGCTCTGCTCCTACTCCTACATTGACGGCTTGTACAGCAAGTGGCCGCGCATTGACAAGGAATTGCTGATGAAGTATTCCAAAGGCCTCATTGCCACCTCTTGCTGCATTGGTGCGGAGCTGCCGCAGGCGATTCTTTGGAAGGGCGAGGAAGAAGCGGAGAAACTGCTGCAATGGTGGCTGGATTTGTTTGGCGAGGACTTCTACATTGAGATCCAGCGCCACGGCCTTATGAACATTGACGGCACCGGCAAAAGCCAGGAAGACGTGAACCAGGTGCTGCTCAAATGGGCCATCAAGTACAATGTGAAGGTGATCTGCACCAACGACTCTCACTACGTGGAGCAAACCGACTGGAATGCGCATGACATTCTGCTATGCGTGAACACCGGTGAGCAGGAAAGTGTACCCGTAGGTGATTTCCAGACGCAGTACTTCCGGTTGATGTCGGGTAGCGGCGAGGTGATTTATGACACACTGTCTAACATCCGGAACACGTACGGCCACGACGAGAACGTGCGCCGCATGCTCTACCGTATTGAGGAAGAGCAGCAGAAACCGCGCCCGCAGGACCGTTTCGGATTCCCGAACGACCAGTTCTATTTCAAGTCGCAGGCCGAGATGAACCAATTGTTCGCTGACGTGCCATTTGCCATAGACAACACGAACGAGATCGTGGACAAGATCACGCCGCCCAAGTTGCAGCGCGATATCCTGTTGCCCAACTTCCCGCTGCCCCCGGAGCACCCCACCGCCGACTTGTTTTTGCGCCACCTCACCTTTGAAGGTGCCAAGAAACGCTATACAGATATTACCCCTGAGGTAGAAGAACGCCTGAACTATGAATTGGGCATCATTGAAACCATGGGCTTTGCGGGATATTTCCTTATTACCCAGGATTTCATCAATAAAGGCCGTAGCATGGGCGTAGCTGTGGGTCCGGGCCGTGGTTCGGCGGCAGGTTCTGCCGTGGCCTACTGCGTGGGGATCACGAACATTGACCCCATTAAGTACTCGCTCCTGTTTGAGCGCTTCCTGAATCCTGAGCGGGTGTCCATGCCCGATATTGATATTGACTTTGACGACGTGAACCGCCAGCGCGTGATTGACTACGTGGTAGACAAGTACGGCAAAACGCAGGTGGCCCAGATCATCACCTTTGGTACCATGGCTGCTAAATCGTCTATCAAAGACGTGGCGCGCGCCCTGGATTTACCTCTTGCTGAAGCCAATGAACTCGCCAAGATGGTACCGGAGGTGCCCGGCACCACCTTGGCCAAGGCCTTCATAGAATCACCTGAACTCGCTGCTATTAGAGACGGCAATGATTTACGGGCCAAAACCCTGAAACTAGCCGAGAAACTGGAAGGCTCAGTTAGGAACACCGGTATTCACGCGGCGGGGGTAATCATCGCGCCAGATGATATTACCAACTACATTCCGGTTTCCACGTCCAAAGACTCTGACTTGTTGGTGACGCAGTTTGATGGGAAAGTGATTGAGAGTGCGGGCATGCTGAAAATGGACTTTTTGGGTCTGAAAACCCTGTCCATTTTGAAAGACGCCATGGCCCTCATAAAGCGGAACCACGGCGTGGAGATTGACATTGACAATATTCCGCTGGACGATGAAAAAACCTACGCCTTGTACCAGCGCGGCGATACCATTGGGACGTTCCAGTTTGAGTCTGAGGGCATGCGGATGTACCTCAAGGACCTGAAGCCGACCAACATTGAAGACTTGATTGCCATGAACGCCTTGTACCGTCCGGGCCCGATGCAGTTCATCCCGAACTTCATTAACCGGAAACACGGCAAGGAAGAAGTGGAATACCCTCATGAGCTGCTAGAGCCGCTTTTGAAAAACACCTACGGCATCATGGTGTACCAGGAGCAGATTATGCAGACGGCGCAGGTACTAGCGGGCTACTCCCTGGGTGGCGCCGACTTGTTGCGCCGCGCAATGGGTAAGAAGGACATGAAGAAAATGGCTTTGGAACGCGAGAAATTCGTGGCCGGAGCCAAGGAGATTCATGGCATTCCGGCCAAGCATGCCTCTGAGGTATTTGACGTGATGGAGAAGTTTGCGCAGTACGGTTTTAACCGCTCGCACTCCGCCGCTTACTCCGTAGTAGCCTACCAGACCGGTTACCTCAAGGCCCATTACCCGGCTGAATACATGGCCGCCGTGCTCACCCACAACATGAACGACATCAAGAAGGTGACGTTCTTTATTGAGGAGGCACGTAAGCAGCAGATTCAGGTATTGGGACCAGACGTGAACGAATCCATCCACCAGTTCAACGTGAACCAGCAAGGTCAAATACGTTTCGGGATGGGTGCGGTGAAAGGAACCGGTGAAGCCGCCGTGGAAGCTATCATTGAGGAACGTGAGAAGAGCGGCAACTACTCTGATATATTTGATTTCGCGAAGCGCGTGAACCTGCGGGCCGTGAACAAGAAAACCTTTGAAAGTTTGGCCCAAGCCGGTGCTTTTGACTCGTTTGAACGCTATCACCGTGCCCAGTACCTGGAAACCCCGGAAGGTGAAAGCATCAACCTGATTGAAAAGGCCGTGCGCTTCGGGAACCAATTCCAGGCCGAGAAAAACGCTGCCCAGCAATCCTTGTTCGGCGGTGGTGGAGCCATTGACATGCCGTTACCAAAAGTACCAGACGTGCAGCCCTGGACGCTGACCGAGATGCTGCGCCGCGAGAAAGAAGTAATCGGGTTCTACCTCTCCGGTCACCCGCTGGATCAGTTTAAATTAGAGATTGACTCGTACTGTACCTGTAGCTTAGATAGAATTGCTGAGTTCAAGAACCGTGACGTGAACGTGGCGGGTATCATCAGCAATGTGGTCATGCGTACCGGTAAAAACGGGAACCCATTCCTGCTCTTTTCGCTGGAAGACTATGATAACACCATGGGCTTGGCGCTGTTTGGGGAAGACTTCGTGAAGTTCTCGCCTTACGTGAAGGAAGGCATGTACCTATTTATCAGGGCTAAAGTGACCTTACGCTACAAGTCTGAGGACCAGTGGGAGTTGAAGCCTATCTCTATGCAGTTACTGAGTGACGTGGCTGAGAAGATGGCTAAAGGCGTACGCATGGACATTGACATCAGAAACATAAACGCCCTATTGATTGATCGGTTGGAAGAAGCCGCCGTTAACAGTCCAGGACAGAAGAAATTGGAACTGGTCTTAACAGAGCCGGGCGAACGATTATCAGTGGAACTGTTCTCCCGCCGCTATCGCATTGACCCGAAGGCATTTTTGCAGAATGTGAAAGACTTGGAAGTAGCTACTTGTCAGTTGATATAG
- a CDS encoding sulfatase-like hydrolase/transferase — protein sequence MKKAWYSSLIILVLFSFFMSCTLQDGLHTKGVDESPISYKTENVIIVVIDGPRFSETLGDSTGTYSPFLTKDFLKDGGLALTNFYNDGFTYTNSGHAAILTGFRQEIRNDGTELPQRPSIFQAWLKHTGKQNKSAWLVTSKGKLDILANTQDSTWHNKYLPSTSCGIDSGKRNRGDLLTFDEALSILKTDRPNLMLINLKDPDVAGHQKKWGNYLKGIQQSDSLVSVLWSFLKNDQNYNGKTTLLVTNDHGRHTDGISDGFINHGDGCEGCRHITLFAAGPDFKKNIKINTLYRQRDIAATVAELLNFKLATEGTVMQDLFK from the coding sequence ATGAAAAAAGCTTGGTACTCATCCCTAATAATTCTAGTATTATTTAGCTTCTTCATGTCATGTACTTTACAAGACGGGCTTCATACTAAAGGGGTAGATGAGTCTCCAATATCATACAAAACAGAGAACGTCATTATCGTCGTGATAGATGGACCTCGCTTTTCAGAAACATTGGGAGATAGCACAGGTACATATTCTCCTTTTTTAACAAAAGATTTCCTTAAAGATGGTGGCCTTGCGCTAACAAACTTTTACAATGATGGATTTACCTATACTAACTCTGGACACGCTGCTATATTAACAGGGTTTAGACAAGAAATTAGAAATGATGGAACAGAGCTTCCACAAAGACCATCCATCTTTCAAGCATGGCTCAAACATACTGGTAAACAAAACAAAAGTGCTTGGCTAGTAACTAGTAAAGGAAAATTAGACATTTTAGCTAATACCCAAGACTCAACCTGGCATAACAAATACTTACCATCAACAAGTTGTGGCATAGATTCAGGCAAAAGAAACAGAGGTGATTTACTTACGTTTGATGAAGCTTTAAGTATTTTAAAAACAGACCGGCCTAATCTTATGCTCATTAATTTAAAAGATCCTGATGTTGCAGGACATCAAAAAAAATGGGGAAATTATCTCAAAGGCATTCAACAATCAGACTCATTAGTTAGTGTATTATGGAGTTTTTTGAAGAATGATCAAAACTACAATGGTAAGACAACTTTGTTAGTAACGAATGATCATGGAAGGCACACTGACGGAATCTCTGATGGCTTTATAAATCATGGAGATGGTTGCGAAGGCTGCAGACATATTACTTTGTTTGCAGCTGGCCCAGATTTCAAAAAGAACATTAAAATCAATACACTTTACAGACAAAGAGATATAGCTGCTACAGTAGCTGAATTATTAAACTTTAAGCTTGCAACTGAAGGTACTGTTATGCAGGACCTATTCAAGTAG
- a CDS encoding CotH kinase family protein, producing MYQKKISLLILFVVSILSFYESFAGEATTIPAKFYTIDQTNKLILINQDINTINIQDEGEKQDIILDKVYSLVQSVPEFEVGKSYDIILNQETYKLFFTELPIVKISTKYEIWDAPAVHALFQIVEANGNIKESDIGIEIRGAYTQTLPKKSYEIKIWSDGTGEESQDVKFLNMRKDNRWNLQAMHNEELRIRSTTSNYLWREIYKPYYLDKEPEAINGIRSEYVELFINNEYRGVYALSEKVDRKQLKLKKYKDEIKGELYKGISWGEVNTFNKLYPFENSKDVWGGFEYKHPEEKIEWNNLYNFIDFVINSPESQFLDIYKEKFDQKNAIDYFIFLNLLWAADNTGKNLYIAKYDKGEPYFFVPWDLDGVFGRMWHGLPTEETNVILTNGFYDRLLNDCSSKGFGAKVKVRWANLRKSVITHDHIMRMFQLNHDFLKTNGVYDRESIAWPEFQYNPNELSYMSTWLKNHLSYLDNFFSNNCPSLPSSNESLSVSITPNPANNYLKIAVDDYSSPYRLTTKDIYGRVVSTTLVNSDTYILQTTTLSNGIYFLNLQQGKTATTKKIMVSH from the coding sequence GTGTATCAAAAAAAAATATCCTTACTTATTTTATTCGTTGTTTCTATTCTTTCATTTTATGAAAGCTTTGCTGGTGAAGCAACAACGATTCCTGCAAAGTTTTATACTATTGATCAAACAAATAAGTTGATTTTAATCAATCAAGATATAAATACAATTAACATACAAGACGAAGGGGAAAAACAGGACATTATACTTGACAAAGTATATTCTTTAGTTCAAAGTGTTCCCGAATTTGAAGTTGGAAAATCCTATGATATTATCTTAAATCAGGAAACGTATAAACTTTTCTTTACAGAATTGCCAATCGTAAAAATTTCAACAAAATATGAGATTTGGGATGCTCCTGCAGTACATGCTCTGTTCCAAATAGTAGAAGCAAATGGCAATATAAAAGAAAGCGATATTGGCATTGAAATCCGTGGGGCTTATACTCAAACTCTTCCTAAAAAATCCTATGAAATAAAAATTTGGTCAGACGGGACCGGAGAAGAGAGCCAAGATGTTAAGTTCTTAAACATGAGAAAAGACAACAGATGGAATTTGCAAGCGATGCACAATGAAGAACTTAGAATCAGAAGCACTACATCAAACTACTTGTGGAGGGAGATTTATAAACCATACTACTTAGACAAAGAACCAGAAGCCATCAACGGCATTAGGTCTGAGTATGTTGAATTATTTATAAACAATGAATATAGAGGAGTTTATGCTTTGTCCGAAAAAGTGGACAGAAAACAACTAAAACTTAAAAAATACAAAGATGAAATAAAGGGTGAACTTTATAAAGGTATATCGTGGGGGGAAGTCAATACTTTTAACAAGCTTTATCCATTTGAAAACTCAAAAGATGTATGGGGAGGATTTGAGTACAAACACCCTGAAGAAAAGATTGAATGGAATAATCTGTACAACTTCATTGATTTTGTAATCAATAGCCCAGAAAGTCAATTTCTTGATATTTACAAAGAGAAATTCGACCAAAAGAATGCTATAGATTATTTTATATTCTTAAACCTCCTGTGGGCTGCTGATAACACAGGAAAGAACTTATACATAGCAAAATATGACAAAGGTGAACCATACTTTTTCGTTCCCTGGGATCTAGATGGAGTTTTTGGCAGAATGTGGCATGGCTTGCCAACTGAGGAGACCAATGTTATTTTAACAAATGGGTTTTATGACCGTTTGTTAAACGATTGCTCTAGCAAGGGCTTTGGAGCAAAAGTCAAAGTTCGCTGGGCAAACTTAAGAAAATCAGTTATTACCCATGACCATATAATGAGGATGTTTCAGTTAAACCACGATTTTCTGAAAACAAACGGAGTGTACGATAGAGAATCAATTGCCTGGCCGGAGTTTCAGTACAATCCAAATGAGTTAAGCTATATGTCAACATGGCTGAAGAATCATCTATCATATTTAGACAACTTCTTTTCTAACAATTGCCCCTCTTTGCCATCTTCAAATGAATCACTTTCAGTATCTATCACCCCAAATCCGGCAAATAACTACCTAAAAATAGCTGTAGATGATTACTCCTCACCTTATAGATTAACAACAAAAGATATATATGGAAGAGTTGTTTCTACTACGCTTGTAAACTCTGATACATACATACTTCAAACCACTACTCTCTCTAACGGTATATATTTTCTTAACCTTCAGCAAGGCAAAACTGCCACAACAAAGAAAATAATGGTATCTCATTAG